A genomic region of Mesorhizobium sp. NZP2077 contains the following coding sequences:
- a CDS encoding PepSY domain-containing protein, whose amino-acid sequence MKSQWKRMAVLGVAGLVLAMPLSARADEDDDGDHDRARDLYEHGEIKGLANILDIVRAKAPGDVVAVDLIRQANRWVYRFQVVGADGRRTTVDVDAGAGVIMRDGGGD is encoded by the coding sequence ATGAAAAGCCAATGGAAGCGTATGGCGGTGCTGGGTGTCGCGGGACTTGTCCTGGCCATGCCCCTCTCTGCTCGTGCCGACGAGGACGATGACGGCGACCATGACCGGGCGCGGGATCTCTACGAGCACGGCGAAATCAAAGGCCTTGCCAACATATTGGACATTGTCCGCGCCAAGGCACCCGGCGATGTTGTTGCGGTCGATCTCATCCGCCAGGCCAACAGATGGGTCTATCGGTTCCAGGTCGTCGGTGCCGATGGCCGGCGTACGACTGTCGACGTCGACGCCGGCGCCGGTGTCATCATGCGCGACGGAGGGGGCGACTGA
- a CDS encoding universal stress protein produces MSYKSIIVNLAIDAPPAPIVKAGVELAERFGARLIGLAAADVPPLVATGEGMVYEGEIMQIQRTEIEKRLAELRAEFERLVPASIFSEWGQAVCSPTRFLSVSARAADLIITGQAGDNVFRAVDVGSLTLGAGRPVLVAATNVEHVLAKTVLVAWKDSREARRAIADALPFLAKASEVVIVTIDTDRDESIRDSLADVAVFLEHHGIKAQTELIAGEADGDRLLTFARSIHADLIVSGAYGHSRLREWAFGGVTRTLIEESGINRFMSY; encoded by the coding sequence ATGTCTTACAAGTCAATCATCGTCAACCTCGCCATTGATGCGCCTCCTGCACCCATTGTAAAGGCGGGGGTCGAGCTCGCGGAGCGGTTCGGAGCCCGTCTTATCGGCTTGGCGGCTGCGGATGTTCCCCCCTTGGTCGCGACCGGCGAAGGCATGGTCTACGAAGGCGAGATCATGCAGATCCAGCGGACTGAAATCGAAAAGCGGCTTGCCGAACTGCGTGCCGAGTTCGAGAGGCTGGTTCCTGCGTCGATCTTTAGCGAATGGGGCCAAGCTGTTTGCAGCCCGACCCGGTTCCTCAGCGTTTCGGCCAGAGCGGCAGATCTTATCATTACCGGCCAGGCAGGAGACAATGTGTTTCGCGCTGTGGATGTCGGCAGTCTGACACTGGGTGCCGGGCGTCCGGTTCTGGTCGCCGCAACCAACGTCGAGCACGTCCTTGCAAAAACCGTTCTCGTGGCGTGGAAGGACAGCAGGGAGGCACGGCGTGCGATTGCTGATGCATTGCCTTTCCTGGCCAAAGCCAGCGAAGTCGTGATCGTCACGATTGACACCGACCGCGACGAAAGCATTCGTGACAGCCTCGCCGATGTCGCGGTTTTTCTCGAACACCATGGCATCAAGGCGCAAACCGAGCTGATCGCCGGCGAGGCTGATGGCGACCGGTTGCTGACATTCGCACGCTCGATCCATGCCGACCTCATCGTCTCGGGCGCTTATGGCCATAGCCGCTTGCGGGAATGGGCGTTCGGCGGCGTTACCCGCACGCTGATCGAAGAGAGTGGCATCAACCGCTTCATGTCGTACTGA
- a CDS encoding CBS domain-containing protein has protein sequence MQAEAIMSKPVVGIDPSASIAEAAGLMLSKKVSGLPVIRNDGRLVGIVSEGDFLRRGELGTERKRSRWLEFLVSPGKAADEYVRANGRRVEEVMSQDVVTASPAASLAKVVELMTRHHVKRIPVVEAGKVVGIITRSDLLRALLGVLPDGAATVIDDEQVRQNIIAKLATQKWAANDLINVTVDKGVVTLSGAIFDERERQAAIVAAENVSGVNAVKDNLFCADPVSVVLVS, from the coding sequence ATGCAAGCCGAAGCCATCATGAGCAAGCCAGTCGTCGGCATAGACCCGTCAGCATCGATCGCCGAGGCTGCCGGGTTGATGCTTTCCAAAAAGGTCAGCGGCCTCCCCGTCATTCGCAACGACGGCAGGCTGGTGGGGATCGTCAGCGAGGGCGATTTCCTGCGACGCGGGGAACTGGGCACGGAGCGCAAGCGCTCGCGCTGGCTGGAATTTCTCGTCAGCCCGGGAAAGGCCGCCGACGAATATGTCCGCGCCAATGGCCGACGGGTTGAGGAGGTGATGTCGCAAGATGTCGTGACGGCATCCCCTGCAGCATCGCTGGCGAAAGTCGTCGAGCTCATGACGCGTCACCATGTCAAACGCATTCCGGTCGTCGAAGCTGGGAAAGTCGTCGGCATCATCACCCGCTCTGATCTTCTACGGGCATTGCTCGGCGTCCTTCCGGATGGAGCCGCTACGGTCATCGATGACGAACAGGTTCGGCAGAACATCATTGCCAAGCTTGCGACGCAGAAGTGGGCCGCCAACGATTTGATCAACGTAACTGTGGACAAGGGCGTGGTAACACTGAGCGGCGCCATATTCGACGAACGCGAGCGCCAGGCCGCGATAGTCGCCGCCGAAAACGTCTCCGGCGTCAATGCCGTCAAGGATAATCTCTTCTGCGCCGATCCCGTGTCAGTCGTCCTTGTTTCGTAG
- a CDS encoding universal stress protein: protein MAFKTIMVQLDVDAIAAPRIAIAWDLAQRLETDLIGFCAAEPHFVPPTGTDDQAATKALWCQVEEIEGRLDCLREDFLSIVKGSNRASWRGEIGNPTRQLALNARIADLILTGSPTADLVVDRHRMLDRASLILAAGRPILVASDPLAPIKAESILIAWNDTREARRAVVDAMPFLITAKDVVIATVDNGNTGPRENAADVELFLTRHGVKARSEILDACRSEPAEILLQIGQDITADLIVLGGYGHSRVLERTFGGVTRSVLRSGSLHRFISN from the coding sequence ATGGCTTTCAAGACGATCATGGTTCAGCTGGACGTGGACGCGATCGCCGCGCCACGCATCGCGATAGCATGGGATCTTGCTCAACGGCTCGAGACCGACCTGATTGGCTTCTGCGCCGCCGAGCCGCATTTTGTCCCGCCAACCGGCACTGATGACCAGGCCGCGACCAAGGCGTTGTGGTGTCAGGTGGAGGAGATAGAAGGTCGCCTCGACTGCCTGAGAGAGGACTTCCTGAGCATCGTCAAAGGCAGCAATCGTGCCTCGTGGCGCGGAGAGATAGGCAATCCCACGCGCCAACTTGCACTCAATGCGCGTATCGCCGACTTGATCCTCACTGGCTCGCCGACGGCCGATCTGGTGGTCGACCGTCATCGTATGCTTGATCGGGCAAGTCTCATCCTTGCGGCTGGCCGTCCGATACTCGTGGCATCGGACCCATTGGCGCCGATCAAGGCCGAAAGCATCTTGATTGCGTGGAATGATACGCGGGAAGCGCGACGTGCCGTCGTCGACGCTATGCCTTTCCTGATCACCGCCAAGGATGTCGTGATCGCCACCGTGGACAATGGGAATACTGGACCCAGGGAAAATGCAGCGGATGTCGAACTCTTTCTGACGCGCCACGGTGTGAAGGCGCGATCCGAAATCTTGGATGCGTGCCGCTCCGAACCGGCGGAAATCCTCCTCCAGATCGGACAGGATATTACGGCCGATCTCATCGTTCTCGGTGGCTACGGTCATAGCCGGGTACTGGAGAGGACCTTTGGCGGCGTGACGCGTTCTGTGCTGCGCAGCGGATCATTGCATCGGTTCATATCGAACTGA
- a CDS encoding phasin family protein has protein sequence MHTQPEPSSFGTHLLPVAENGQKFFLAAAFLQVHAFKAMMRYNVETLAFLKHRCEQDVKLADDLISGPQFNDAFDIFAAFLQNATSQYVSEAGKVATLTSRLASETAKRVREEARTAIEDAAAKTVA, from the coding sequence ATGCACACTCAGCCCGAGCCATCCTCATTCGGCACACATTTGTTGCCGGTGGCGGAGAATGGCCAGAAGTTCTTCCTTGCTGCCGCGTTTCTTCAAGTGCACGCCTTCAAGGCGATGATGCGCTATAACGTCGAAACGCTGGCGTTTCTGAAACATCGTTGCGAACAGGACGTGAAGCTGGCCGATGATTTGATCAGCGGTCCGCAGTTCAATGACGCTTTCGACATCTTTGCCGCTTTCCTGCAGAATGCGACATCGCAATACGTCAGCGAAGCCGGTAAGGTCGCCACGCTGACCTCCAGGCTCGCCTCGGAAACGGCCAAGCGGGTCCGCGAGGAAGCCAGAACCGCGATCGAGGACGCAGCGGCAAAGACAGTCGCGTAG
- a CDS encoding PAS domain S-box protein, producing the protein MIKDEALSLSPGGTTLKSLLSQMFDQAPGFIALLREPGHVFELTNAAYRRLIGHRQVIGKSVRDAFPELEGNEFFEHLDHVYTTGEPYIGHGVKVGLRNTTDGPVEERILDFVYQPVKADDGRITAIFIEGTDVSDLSFANAALRLREDHLRSILATVPDAMVVIDEQGGIQSFSTAAETLFGYQSGEVIGQNVKMLMPSPYRDEHDAYLLRYLTTGERRIIGLGRTVTGARKDGSTFPMELSVGEMHPGTGRFFTGFCRDLTERHRAEARIQEQQQELLHMARFTALGEMASTLAHEINQPLTAITNYLKGSRRLLEKSQEENAPLLRDAVEKAAEQALRAGDVIRHLRDFVARGESERQVERLPGLIEEASSLALVGAREINVLVSYKLDPAAELVLTDRIQIQQVLLNLMRNAVEAMQDAPRRELNVMTIARDDGMAEVSVIDTGPGLAPEVSAQLFQPFVTTKKQGMGVGLSICRTIVESHGGHIWAEAMPTGGTAFRFTLRIVEKDEVTNGRQ; encoded by the coding sequence GTGATCAAAGACGAAGCGCTCAGTTTGTCGCCCGGCGGGACGACACTGAAATCACTGTTGTCGCAAATGTTCGATCAGGCTCCGGGCTTTATAGCGCTCCTGCGCGAGCCAGGTCACGTTTTCGAACTGACCAATGCCGCCTACCGGCGATTGATCGGCCACAGGCAAGTGATTGGAAAGTCAGTACGGGACGCCTTTCCCGAGCTCGAAGGGAATGAGTTTTTCGAACATCTGGACCACGTGTACACGACTGGCGAGCCTTACATCGGCCACGGGGTGAAGGTTGGCCTTCGCAACACAACCGACGGGCCGGTCGAGGAGCGCATCCTTGATTTCGTCTATCAGCCGGTCAAGGCCGACGATGGCCGTATCACCGCGATCTTCATTGAAGGCACGGATGTCAGCGACCTGTCCTTTGCAAACGCAGCACTTCGGCTGCGTGAGGACCATTTGCGGTCGATCCTGGCGACAGTGCCGGACGCTATGGTCGTCATCGACGAACAGGGTGGGATTCAATCCTTCAGCACCGCTGCCGAAACGCTGTTCGGCTACCAGTCAGGCGAAGTCATTGGTCAGAACGTGAAAATGCTGATGCCCTCGCCCTACCGCGACGAGCATGATGCCTATCTGCTTCGCTACCTGACGACGGGAGAGCGCCGGATCATCGGGCTCGGCCGCACCGTTACCGGCGCGCGCAAGGATGGATCGACTTTTCCGATGGAGCTGTCCGTCGGTGAGATGCATCCGGGTACCGGACGCTTCTTTACCGGTTTCTGCCGCGACCTCACCGAACGCCACCGTGCGGAAGCAAGAATCCAAGAGCAGCAGCAGGAGCTGCTGCACATGGCGCGGTTCACCGCGCTTGGCGAAATGGCATCTACATTGGCACATGAGATCAACCAGCCGCTCACCGCCATTACAAATTATCTGAAAGGAAGTCGTCGGCTTCTCGAAAAGAGCCAGGAAGAGAACGCGCCTCTGCTGCGTGATGCCGTGGAAAAGGCAGCTGAGCAGGCCCTGCGGGCAGGAGACGTCATCCGTCATCTCAGGGATTTTGTTGCAAGGGGCGAAAGCGAGCGCCAGGTCGAACGACTGCCGGGGCTGATCGAGGAAGCGTCATCCTTAGCCCTGGTGGGAGCGAGGGAGATAAATGTCCTCGTCAGCTACAAGCTCGACCCTGCCGCCGAACTGGTCTTGACCGACCGCATCCAGATTCAGCAGGTTCTGCTCAACTTGATGCGCAACGCGGTGGAGGCCATGCAGGATGCACCGCGCCGCGAATTGAATGTCATGACTATTGCACGGGATGATGGGATGGCCGAGGTGAGCGTGATCGATACCGGCCCAGGCCTCGCGCCAGAGGTCTCGGCACAACTTTTCCAACCGTTTGTAACCACCAAGAAGCAAGGCATGGGTGTCGGCCTCTCCATTTGCCGCACCATCGTTGAATCGCATGGCGGTCACATATGGGCCGAGGCAATGCCTACCGGCGGAACCGCGTTCCGCTTCACATTGCGCATTGTGGAGAAGGACGAGGTCACAAATGGCCGGCAGTGA
- a CDS encoding NUDIX domain-containing protein: MQVLLVHPGGPFWQRRDLGAWSIAKGEYDESELPEAAARREFREETGWEPKGALLTLGQLRQRGGKLITAFAFEGDFDTATLRSNLFEMEWPPRSGRVQSFAEVDRGEWLDLALARDKLVVGQRPFLDRLVASV; encoded by the coding sequence CTGCAGGTGCTGCTTGTCCATCCTGGCGGCCCGTTCTGGCAAAGACGCGATCTTGGTGCCTGGTCGATTGCCAAAGGCGAGTATGACGAAAGCGAGCTGCCCGAAGCAGCGGCACGGCGCGAATTCAGGGAAGAGACAGGCTGGGAGCCCAAGGGGGCCCTGCTCACTTTGGGTCAATTGCGCCAGCGAGGAGGCAAACTCATCACGGCATTCGCGTTCGAAGGCGACTTCGATACCGCGACGTTGCGCAGCAACCTGTTTGAGATGGAATGGCCGCCACGCAGCGGCCGGGTACAATCGTTTGCCGAGGTCGATCGTGGTGAATGGCTGGATTTAGCACTGGCCAGAGACAAGCTGGTTGTCGGCCAACGGCCTTTTCTCGACCGCCTCGTCGCTTCGGTTTAG
- a CDS encoding DUF6455 family protein, protein MTFFDYLISVDARTALMDRMMRKLGVDRQLKVVADHAAVTSRAVDRCRSCGHQDECSVWLDEHQQADNPPEYCRNSDLIARLQQAAGQR, encoded by the coding sequence ATGACCTTTTTCGATTACCTGATTTCAGTTGATGCCAGAACCGCCTTGATGGACCGCATGATGCGGAAGCTGGGCGTCGACAGACAATTGAAAGTCGTAGCCGACCATGCCGCCGTCACCAGCCGGGCGGTGGACCGCTGCCGTTCCTGCGGGCATCAGGATGAATGCTCGGTCTGGCTCGACGAACACCAGCAAGCCGATAACCCGCCAGAATATTGCCGCAACAGCGACCTGATCGCTCGACTGCAGCAGGCGGCCGGCCAACGCTAG
- a CDS encoding translational machinery protein, with product MQTQHAVAWLDHREAKVFFFNRESAESLRLATTLAHHQTHNKAGTVDGKRTPENQSFYRDIVVALQPAKEWLIVGPGSARDELAKHIRDHHPHLKDRIVGVEPADHPTEAQIVAHARSFFRAADRMLP from the coding sequence ATGCAGACCCAACATGCCGTTGCCTGGCTGGACCATCGCGAAGCCAAGGTGTTTTTCTTCAATCGTGAGTCGGCCGAGAGCCTGAGGCTTGCCACCACGCTTGCGCATCATCAGACCCACAACAAGGCAGGCACCGTCGACGGCAAGCGTACGCCGGAAAACCAGTCCTTCTACCGCGACATCGTCGTCGCCCTGCAGCCGGCGAAGGAATGGCTGATCGTGGGGCCAGGATCGGCAAGAGATGAGCTGGCAAAGCATATACGCGACCACCATCCCCACTTGAAGGATCGCATCGTCGGCGTCGAACCTGCCGATCATCCTACGGAGGCCCAGATCGTGGCGCATGCTCGCTCGTTCTTCCGTGCCGCTGACCGGATGTTACCCTAG
- the fixJ gene encoding response regulator FixJ, translated as MAGSDLVHVVDDDMHVRKSLGFLLATADFAVRLHESATAFLSTAKGDLDGCIVTDVRMPGIDGIEFLRQLRASGHTIPVIVMTGHADVALAVQAMKEGAADFIEKPFDDEMLIEAIRSALANRNQANAAHPQSADIRARLSTLSDRERQVLDGLVSGLPNKTIAYDLGISPRTVEIHRANVMSKMGASSLSHLVRMALIVESRP; from the coding sequence ATGGCCGGCAGTGATCTGGTGCACGTGGTTGACGACGACATGCATGTGCGCAAGTCGCTCGGTTTTCTTCTGGCGACCGCAGATTTTGCAGTACGCCTGCACGAATCGGCCACGGCCTTTCTCTCGACGGCAAAGGGCGACCTTGACGGCTGCATTGTCACCGACGTGCGCATGCCGGGCATAGACGGCATCGAGTTCCTGCGCCAGCTCAGAGCCAGCGGCCATACAATTCCGGTTATCGTCATGACGGGTCATGCCGATGTGGCGCTCGCCGTTCAGGCGATGAAGGAAGGCGCTGCCGATTTCATCGAAAAGCCATTCGACGACGAAATGCTGATCGAAGCGATCCGCTCCGCGCTTGCAAACCGGAACCAGGCAAACGCGGCGCATCCGCAGTCTGCGGATATCCGCGCGCGTCTGTCGACCTTGTCGGACCGAGAGCGGCAGGTACTGGACGGACTTGTCTCGGGTCTGCCGAACAAGACGATTGCCTACGATCTGGGGATCAGCCCGCGCACCGTCGAAATCCACCGGGCCAATGTCATGAGCAAAATGGGCGCGAGCAGCCTGTCCCATCTGGTGCGCATGGCATTGATCGTGGAGTCCAGACCTTAG
- a CDS encoding lipoyl domain-containing protein, producing the protein MHYIKADEALWASSMLPEGILERWFITSGDTIKAGERIAEVRVEDALHEIVAPAGGRATIVAAANAVIEPGSILATLESQSA; encoded by the coding sequence ATGCACTATATCAAGGCCGATGAAGCCCTCTGGGCATCCAGCATGTTGCCGGAGGGCATACTGGAGCGCTGGTTCATTACGAGCGGCGACACAATCAAGGCCGGAGAACGAATAGCTGAAGTTCGCGTTGAAGACGCGCTGCACGAGATTGTCGCGCCGGCAGGTGGTCGCGCGACGATTGTGGCCGCTGCGAACGCCGTCATCGAGCCCGGCTCGATCCTGGCAACGCTGGAGTCCCAGTCCGCGTGA
- a CDS encoding DUF2267 domain-containing protein — MGQVSHTSFADFTHAGQQAQQWVKELAKDLCWSEPSACRLLRSVLHTVRDWLSPAEMADLSAQLPVLVRGIYFEGWNPSAPAHERTKRDFIISVRNSFGYDEEIDFDVAISAVFKLLDRHISHGEIVQVRNSMKKSLRKLWPVD, encoded by the coding sequence ATGGGTCAAGTTTCTCACACGTCCTTCGCTGACTTCACGCACGCTGGCCAGCAGGCGCAACAGTGGGTCAAGGAGCTCGCCAAGGACCTCTGCTGGAGCGAGCCGAGCGCGTGCCGTCTCCTGAGATCCGTTCTACACACGGTGCGGGATTGGCTGTCGCCAGCGGAAATGGCCGACCTCTCGGCGCAACTGCCTGTTTTGGTCCGCGGCATCTATTTCGAAGGCTGGAATCCATCGGCGCCTGCGCATGAGCGCACGAAGCGCGACTTCATTATCAGCGTCAGAAACAGTTTCGGCTACGATGAGGAGATCGATTTCGATGTCGCGATCAGTGCCGTTTTCAAGCTTCTCGACCGTCATATTTCGCATGGCGAGATCGTGCAGGTCAGAAACTCGATGAAGAAGTCGCTGCGAAAACTGTGGCCGGTGGATTGA
- a CDS encoding cytochrome c, with product MMLLGHVHPALADSLTDHGKALVEVNCARCHATGKTDKSSHPDAPAFRTLSKRYPITDLEEALAEGISTGHPDMPEWIASPDQIDAIIAYISTLQQP from the coding sequence ATGATGCTGCTCGGACATGTGCATCCAGCCCTGGCCGATAGCCTAACGGATCATGGAAAGGCGTTGGTGGAAGTCAATTGCGCCCGCTGCCACGCCACTGGAAAAACCGACAAGAGCAGTCATCCTGACGCCCCGGCGTTTCGCACCTTGTCAAAGCGCTATCCGATCACCGATCTCGAGGAGGCCCTCGCTGAGGGGATTTCGACTGGCCACCCGGACATGCCCGAGTGGATCGCCAGCCCCGATCAGATCGACGCAATTATCGCTTACATCAGCACCTTGCAGCAACCGTGA
- a CDS encoding DUF2231 domain-containing protein translates to MIPIQHIHPMLVHFPIVLVYLLVAIDLVALVGGSAVTSRSGAGTISTFVALAAGMLAMGTWFFGGLALDHAEATGFSSDVAEIHESLGGITAFAFLIWGIVRLALWTRNRHTRGVTIAIPLIEICGAFLVTATAYYGGLLVYELGVNVARTAIAG, encoded by the coding sequence GTGATCCCCATTCAACATATCCACCCCATGCTTGTTCATTTTCCTATTGTTCTGGTCTACCTGCTTGTAGCTATCGACCTTGTAGCGCTCGTTGGCGGCAGCGCCGTCACGAGTAGATCGGGAGCCGGTACGATCTCTACTTTTGTGGCCCTGGCTGCCGGAATGTTGGCTATGGGGACTTGGTTCTTCGGAGGTCTTGCACTGGATCATGCCGAAGCGACCGGATTCAGCAGCGACGTCGCGGAAATCCATGAAAGCCTGGGAGGTATCACTGCCTTTGCTTTTCTGATCTGGGGAATCGTGCGGCTTGCGCTTTGGACGCGGAACCGGCACACGCGGGGTGTAACGATCGCCATTCCTCTGATCGAGATTTGCGGTGCATTTCTGGTCACTGCGACGGCCTACTATGGTGGACTGCTTGTCTACGAACTTGGCGTGAACGTCGCCAGGACCGCGATCGCCGGTTGA
- the mgtA gene encoding magnesium-translocating P-type ATPase — protein sequence MIGEAGQQSVSPEDGAYWSIETNDLMLRLETSVSGLASSEAASRLAKFGRNTLASTSSASALAVFARQFRSPLVLILIFAASVSAFVGEGQEAAIIGAIVLASCVLSFTQEYGASRATEALKQRISRKAIVLRDGAECSVAAEEIVPGDVIRLSAGNLIPADGIILDARDFNVSEAVLTGETFPAVKTPGRSAPDAALTLRTNAVFTGTSVRSGTATVLAAATGTRTEFASIAAALERQIPETGFARGIRLFGYLMTEIMLAIVILVFFANLMLHRPLIESLLFSLALAVGLTPELLPAIISVTLARGARAMAANGVIVRRLDAIENLGSMDLLCTDKTGTLTEGVIHLDGWVDVDGNPSTDILLWARLNATMQTGLKNPLDEAIAGAPGEGASLAGFTKVDEIPYDFIRKRLSVVVRTKDAQDLLITKGAVQNVLETCSLVRTAKGLEPLNEMHRAAIDEKFRRWSADGYRVLGLAIRRFESAKTFSRKDEIDLAFAGFLLFLDPPKKGVKETLAELAQRGIAVKVISGDNRYVAAHLAQAIGLRADRIMTGEDLSKLTKSALFAGVQHTDLFVEIDPNQKERIVQALRSRGHVVGYLGDGINDAPALHEADIGISVDSAVDVAREAADIILLKQDLGVLVRGVDDGRKTFANTMKYISITTSANFGNMISMAVASLFLPFLPLLAKQILLNNFLSDVPSLAIASDNVDPDQLRRPRHWDIRFVRRFMISFGLVSSLFDVATFAFLLFFAHATEAAFQTAWFVESLLTELAIVLIVRTHRAFWASRPSPLLAWLTLAVGVVAIMIPYLPFAAWFGFVPLPLPVLAGLVAITALYLLASEATKRWFFGQEKRQSLRKKAGQLVQSGSKPHEA from the coding sequence ATGATAGGCGAAGCCGGCCAGCAATCCGTCTCGCCAGAAGATGGTGCCTATTGGTCGATCGAGACCAATGACCTCATGCTGCGTCTTGAGACCTCGGTCTCGGGGCTGGCTTCGTCCGAAGCGGCATCGAGGCTCGCAAAATTCGGCCGAAACACACTCGCGTCGACGTCAAGCGCGTCGGCCTTGGCGGTGTTTGCCCGCCAGTTCCGCAGCCCGCTGGTCCTGATCCTCATTTTCGCGGCCAGCGTGTCGGCCTTCGTCGGGGAGGGCCAGGAGGCTGCGATCATCGGCGCGATCGTGCTGGCGAGCTGTGTCCTGAGCTTCACCCAGGAGTACGGTGCGTCGCGGGCGACCGAAGCACTGAAACAGCGTATTTCGCGCAAGGCTATTGTGTTGCGCGACGGCGCTGAGTGCTCGGTCGCCGCCGAAGAGATCGTGCCGGGCGACGTGATCCGGCTTTCGGCCGGAAACCTCATCCCTGCCGACGGTATCATTCTGGATGCGCGCGATTTCAATGTCAGCGAGGCCGTGCTGACCGGCGAAACCTTTCCCGCCGTGAAGACACCGGGACGATCGGCGCCGGATGCCGCGCTCACACTGCGCACCAACGCGGTCTTTACGGGAACATCCGTCCGTAGCGGCACCGCAACCGTGCTTGCGGCGGCAACCGGCACTCGCACGGAATTCGCGTCGATCGCTGCGGCCCTGGAGCGACAAATCCCCGAAACAGGGTTTGCCCGGGGCATCAGGCTGTTCGGCTATCTGATGACCGAGATCATGCTGGCGATCGTCATCCTGGTGTTCTTCGCCAATCTGATGCTGCATCGGCCGCTGATTGAATCGCTGCTGTTTTCGCTGGCATTGGCGGTTGGCTTAACGCCGGAACTCCTTCCGGCCATCATCAGTGTGACGCTGGCTCGAGGGGCTCGCGCCATGGCGGCCAATGGCGTCATCGTGCGCCGTCTCGATGCCATCGAGAATCTCGGCAGCATGGATTTGCTGTGCACCGACAAGACAGGCACGCTGACGGAGGGTGTGATCCACCTCGACGGATGGGTCGACGTCGATGGCAATCCGTCAACCGACATTCTGCTCTGGGCACGTCTCAACGCAACCATGCAGACCGGACTGAAGAACCCGCTGGACGAAGCAATCGCCGGCGCGCCGGGCGAGGGCGCATCATTGGCGGGCTTCACGAAGGTCGACGAAATCCCCTATGATTTCATTCGCAAGCGGCTTTCCGTTGTGGTGCGGACCAAGGACGCCCAGGACCTTCTGATTACCAAAGGTGCCGTACAAAATGTCCTCGAAACCTGCAGCCTCGTCCGAACGGCCAAGGGGCTGGAACCTCTCAATGAAATGCATCGTGCGGCAATCGATGAAAAATTCCGACGCTGGAGCGCGGACGGCTACCGTGTTCTGGGCCTGGCAATCCGCCGGTTTGAGAGCGCGAAAACGTTCAGCAGGAAAGACGAGATCGATCTCGCCTTCGCGGGCTTCCTGCTTTTCCTCGACCCGCCAAAGAAAGGCGTCAAGGAGACGCTTGCCGAGCTCGCCCAGCGCGGCATCGCGGTAAAGGTCATTTCTGGCGACAACCGTTACGTTGCCGCGCATCTCGCCCAGGCGATCGGCTTGCGCGCCGACAGGATCATGACCGGCGAGGATCTGTCGAAGTTGACCAAGAGCGCGCTCTTCGCAGGCGTGCAGCACACCGACCTCTTCGTCGAGATCGACCCCAACCAGAAGGAGCGCATCGTTCAGGCCTTGCGGAGCAGGGGCCATGTCGTTGGTTACCTTGGCGACGGCATCAATGATGCGCCCGCGCTCCATGAGGCCGACATAGGCATCTCTGTCGACAGCGCTGTCGATGTCGCGCGCGAAGCGGCCGATATCATCCTACTCAAGCAGGATCTCGGCGTGCTGGTGCGCGGCGTCGACGATGGCCGCAAGACCTTCGCGAACACGATGAAGTACATTTCCATCACCACCAGCGCCAATTTCGGCAACATGATCAGCATGGCTGTTGCCTCGCTGTTCCTGCCTTTCCTGCCGCTTCTGGCCAAGCAGATCCTGCTCAACAATTTCCTTTCCGACGTTCCTTCACTCGCCATTGCAAGCGACAACGTCGATCCCGACCAACTGCGCCGGCCTCGCCACTGGGATATCCGTTTTGTGCGGCGGTTCATGATCAGCTTTGGCTTGGTCAGTTCGCTGTTCGACGTCGCGACCTTCGCATTCCTTCTGTTCTTCGCGCACGCCACGGAGGCTGCATTCCAGACCGCGTGGTTCGTCGAGTCATTGCTGACGGAGCTTGCCATCGTGCTCATTGTGCGCACGCACAGGGCTTTCTGGGCGAGCCGTCCAAGCCCGTTGCTCGCCTGGCTTACATTGGCTGTCGGGGTTGTCGCGATCATGATCCCCTATCTGCCGTTTGCAGCCTGGTTCGGCTTCGTGCCCTTGCCTCTGCCCGTGCTTGCCGGGCTAGTCGCAATTACCGCGCTCTATCTACTCGCCTCAGAGGCGACCAAGCGCTGGTTTTTCGGACAAGAGAAGCGTCAGTCGCTCCGGAAGAAGGCGGGGCAGTTGGTCCAGAGCGGGTCCAAGCCTCATGAAGCCTAA